The region GCTCAGGTCAAAAGCTTCGATCTCCGGTTTGACGTTGTGGGTACGCATTTCGCTGGCCAGCCAATCCACCAGATCAGGACTATTCTGGTAAACCCGTGTAGGAAAATTGTTAGACCCAACCGAAAGCGAAGCCATATCAGGCCCCAATGGCAACATGCCACCTCGTTCTTGGTTAGCACCTGAACGACCTCCTGTCGAAAATTGGATGATCATACCGGGGCAGTGTTTCTCCAGTCCCTCTTTTAGGCGCGCAAACTTTTCCGGATCTGACGTTGTGGACTGATCGTCGTTGCGCACGTGAGCGTGTACGATACTTGCGCCCGCTTCAAAGGCTTCCTGAGTAGATTCAATTTGCTCATCAATGGTGATCGGAACCGCAGAATTGTTTTCTTTACGGGGTAATGAGCCCGTAATTGCACAGCAGATTATGCAAGGTTTCGTCATGTCACGTGTCCTGTTGGTTAGCGACGTCATACCTAAATGGCACAACGTCGAATTTTTTAAATATCAAAGAAAACAGTTTCGTCTTTGCCCTGCAGCCTAATGTCAAAACGATATACGATTTCGCCGTCGCGCTCTGAACGCTTAGCGATCAAAGTCGCCCGCCGGTGTTCCCACTCAATGATGTTCAGCACAGGGTCTTCCGAGTTTGCAGCCACTTCATCCGCAAAATAGACGCGAGTATTCAGGCCGATATTAATGCCGCGCGCGACAATCCACAGGTTGATGTGCGGCGCTTGTATTCCGACATTGCGCCCCCGCGTGCGGCCTGGCTTAACCGTCTCAAAAGCCCATTCACCGGTCTCGAAATTGGTGATCACACGTCCCCAGCCCCGAAAGCCCTCTTCCACTTCGCCACCACCTTCTGGGTGCGCGTAATGACCGTTGCAATTAGCCTGCCATGCCTCTAGCAAAACATCTTTAACCGGGGCCCCCATGCCGTCAAACACGAGACCTTCTACTCGGATACGCTTGCCTTCTGCATTCGGCCCGGCAATGTCCCAACCCAGCTCTTGCTCATAGATATCGAACCCAGCAGCACCTGGAGCCAAGCCGATATGTACATATGGACCCGCAGTTTGAGAGGGGGTTTCCTTGAGATAACCAAGTTTTTGTACCATGATTAGTTCCCCTCCAAACGGTTTTCAAAGAGCGTGGAACGTCGGCCGCGCAGGACAATATCAAATTTGTAGGCAATCGAATCCAGCGGGATCGTTGCGTTGAGATCCAACGCGGCAACAAGGCTGTCACGACCATCTTGCGAAGGAATGGTTTTCACAATCGGACACTTATCCAACAGCGGATCACCTTCGAAATAGCATTGCGTGATTAGCCTCTGAGAAAATGCAGTACCAAAGATCGACATGTGAATGTGAGCCGGTCTCCAATTGTTTACCCAATTGCGCCATGGATAGGCTCCCGGTTTCACGGTGCGGAAAAAATAGAACCCATTTTCGTCAGTCAGTGTCCGACCGCAACCACCAAAATTTGGGTCAATCGGTGCAAGGTAAGTGTCTTTCTTGTGACGATAACGCCCACCCGCATTTGCCTGCCAAGCCTCCACGAGGGTATTGGGGACTGGGCGACCATTCTCATCAAGCACACGTCCGTGTAATATGATACGTTCACCAATCGGGCTTTCACCGGGTTTCGCGTAGTTCAGGATCAAATCGTTGTCGATGGGGTTAATGTCGTTGTGACCAAAGACCGGCCCAGTGATTTCGCTTACCGAATTTTGCAACGAAATCATCGAGTATTGCGGCGACCGCGCTACGGAGGTCTTGTAATCAGGGGTAAGAGCGGCAGGCTGCCTTTCTCTGTCCCTCTGGTAGAATTCGCCCATTGTTGACATAAGCGGGGTCTCCTTTTTTGCTGGGGGGATAGCGCGTTTCCTTGGCTATTCATTTTCCAATTCGGCGTAGGTTTTTTTCGCCAGTTTCAGCGCGTGGTTCGCGCGTGGAACGCCTGCGTAAATTGCAACGTGTTGAAAGGCCTCCAAAACGTCTCTTTTACTTGCACCTGTTCGTGTACAAGCGCGGATGTGCATTGGAATCTCTTCGAAATTCCCAAGCGCCGCCAACAAAGCCAATGTCAACATTGACCGTTCGCGCTGGCTTATTCCGTCGCTTGCCCAAACCGTTCCCCAAGCACTTTCAGTGATCAGCGTTTGAAACGGTACATCAAAATCCGTCTTCTGCAATTCCGCACGATCAACATGGGCATCACCCAAAACAGTGCGGCGAGTTTTCATGCCCAGTTCGAGCCGTTCAGACATGTCCGTTCTCCTTTAGGAAATTTGTCAAAATTGCCGCATATTCGGCGGGCTTTTCGACGCATGGCAAATGGCCAGCGCCCTCAATGGTACGAAAAGACGCGCCTTCGATCATAGCAACGGTGCCCTCGACCAGATTAGCTGGACTAGCACCGTCCACCGAACCGGCAATGCCAAGGGTCGGCTGTCTAATCGCCCGCGTCTGGGCACTCAGATCGGCAGCCGCTATTGCATGACAGCAGCCGATATACCCCTCCTTTGGGGTTCGAATTAGCATATTGCGCCATGCGTTCAGTTCGTCATCACGTCTGAATTCCTCTGAGAACCAACGTTCTAGAATTGGCCCAGCTAAGGACTCGACACCTCCTTCTTGAATGGCTGCAATGCGGTCGTTCCACATTTGCTGGTCGCCCAACTTGGCCGCAGTGTTAGACAACACCAAGGCAGAAATTAGATCGGGTCGCCGCACCGCCACGACCTGCCCAATCATACCGCCGATAGAAAGCCCTACGAATGCGCAGCCTGAAATGCCAAGTTGATCCAAGAGATCCACGGCATCATTTGCAAGCTCATCCATAGAATAGGGAGATGGCAAACAATCAGACAAGCCGTGCCCACGTGTATCAAAACGGATCACTCTCAAACCACCTGGCAGCAGTGCCACGACCTTGTCCCACAGCTTCAAATCCGTTCCCAGGGAGTTTGAAAAAACCACAGGAAATCCGGTTTCAGGGCCCTCAATTCGGACATGCAATGCCAAATTTTGCAATTTTACGATTTGCATTATGTATCCTCAATGGTTGGGCTCTATCCTCCGTCCAGAAATTAACATATTGCATTTCGCAACAAAAATGACTTATTGTGCCATTTAGTTTCCCTTTTGAATAACTAAAATGATCGATCGCCGTATTAAATTCCGCCACATCCAGTGTTTCGTTGAGATAAGCCGGCTCAGGAGTATGAAGTCGGCTGCAGAGCGATTGCTTTTGACCCAACCTGCAATTTCCAAAACCCTTAAAGAGTTGGAGACGTTGCTTGGGGCTGATCTAATGACCCGCAGCCGAGCCGGAATTTCGCTGACGAAACAGGGGGAAGTATTCCTGCACTTTGCCGAGATGAGCCTTGCCGCCTTGCAACAGGGGATGGATGGCGTGGAAAGAGAGGGCGAGGCTAGATCCGCACGAGTCAAAGTGGGTGTACTACCCTCGGTTGCGGCTCGCTTGATGCCGCTGGTGGCGCAGGAGTTTTCGGAGCTTTCAAACAGCAGTAGGTTGGAAATCTCGGATGGCCCGGTTAGTTATCTAATTCAAAAACTGCGGAATGGTGAGCTAGATCTTGTGGTTGGACGTCAAGCGCCTCCTGACACGATGAAAGGGATCGCATTTACGCAGCTTTACAACGAGACCGTCGATTTTGTAGTGCGTCCAAAACACCCACTTCTGCAAGCCCCCGATCTCGCCCGTATCGGTGAATGGCAAGTGATCTATCCCTCAGAACACTCGGCCATAAGACCGCTTGTTGAGCGGTATTTGATTGCCAATGGCGTAGGCGAACTTCCAAACAAACTGGAAACAGTTTCAGGCGCATTTGGGAGAGTATATACACCAAGAAGCGACGCCGTTTGGATCATTTCGTCTGGTGTTGTTGCAAATGAAATCGATAATGGAATGCTTTGCCGCCTACCATTTGATACGACTATGACAAATGGTCCAGTCGGATTGATGATGAAAGCCAGCACAAACCCGTCCTCCGAACAAAAGATTTTCTCTATAGCTGTCGATAATATTGTTCGATCGCAAGGTTTATAGATAGTTGCACAACCTTACGTCGGCTGTTGATGCACCTTCAATTGGCTGCCAATCTTGGGAAACGCATAGTCAAGCAAGGTGTTGTTCCATAGCTGCCCATGCTTGGCGTTTTTACATGTAGGCATTCGATCCATATGCACCTGCTCTTCAAAGGTCGGCACCTCTTGGCGGGCATTGAAGCGCGAATTCAAACCTTGCTTTGCCATGCTCCGATATTCCAGCGCGCGTTCTCTTGCTTGGTTGATCGTGACAATATCCGCACCACCCAAACCAAAATCCGTGCGCAATGGAGCACCCTTCCTATTTTTCTGCCCTTTAACGACCACGCGCACGATCCAACGACGAGCCGCGGATGGATCAACGACAAGCTACTATCCATTGCTGTCGCCATGTGGCCCCGGTCCAAGATTCTCTGCTAGCTTCTTTGTTAGCTTTCTGCCCAGCGCCGCCAATCGACGTGCCACCTTTCATAACACACAATGAAGGCGTAGCGAGGCGACCGAATAAAATCCAGCAAGCCTTAAATAAGGCGATCGTTCAGGAAATACTGAGGTTTAGGCTATTCAAAGCAGCCTCACAAAACCTCAGAAAAAGTGTGGGTGGCGGAGACGAAGGGATTCGAACCCTCGATACCGTTTCCGGTATACTCCCTTAGCAGGGGAGCGCCTTCGACCACTCGGCCACGTCTCCGCTGACCCGTATATTTAGCAAACCTCCGAGAAACAAGGGACTTTTTACAAAATATTTGACCCTTTCGAAAATAGCCATTTTCCCGCGAATTCGATGGGAGTTAATTCAAATAACTCGCAAATTTAGCGCAATGGCCGCGCGGTCAGTTTATGGGTATTTTGGCTCAAACCACCTCCCATACAGAGCGACGGATTCTTGATTCTCCATAAGCACACGGCCAGGCAAAATTGCGGTCCATTACCGTCAACGCAAATGCTATCCGCAGTTATAGGGCAACGCGCGTGTCAGTCCGGAACGGCACGCTCAAAGTGAAACTCCTAAGGTTTCATCACGTCATATTTCACACCGATCTAAGGGTGACGCCCCACACAACAGTAGGCCCAATTAACCTGCAATTGCACGAGGCGTCATCGCGCTATTCCCAAAGGAATGAAGCGATCAGCAAATGTTTTACACTGGGGGATGCGATGACGATCCAGGGCAAAGCATTCGCCTTTAGGTAAAGTATCACAATGATACTTCAATGCAAAGCTGAAATAGCCACTTTTTCAGGCCGTAAATGTGTAGATGGGCAGGAATCCAGGCGCAGAAAAACTAGGACGTGAAATAGAAGTCCACGACCTTAAAATCTCAAGAATCTTCTTCCTCCAAACTGCGCAATGCAGCTTCGAGGATAAACTGAGTGGCCGAAAACTCATTTTCTTTGGCGCACCCAATCGAATATTCTATCAAATTTTTCAAGGCTTCCATGTCCGCAGCACGCTCGTCTTCAGCGCTGCAAACCAGCCTAATTTGATCTTTGAGCATAAGCCCTATTTTCTACAGTGCCAGGGAATGACTGTGTGTTAAACTTACTCTGGCAAGCAGCATCAATCCATCGAGAATCGCAAGTAAATGCATGAATAATCTAAATGTATATAAACTCGACGCCCATACCCTACGGATCTTTCTAAAGGTCTGTGAGTTGCAATCTGTAAGCCGCGCCGCAGAACACTTTGACCTCAACCAATCCACGGTCAGCAATCTGCTTGAACGTTTGCGGCAGATGCTGGGTTACAAACTGTTTGAAAAAGCGGGCCGCAATATTGTGCCTACCGAGAATGCTAAAAACCTGATCCCCCGTGCTGCGCGCATCGTGTCCGCCATCGAAGGGCTTCCAGAAACTGGCATTTATGATCCGCTCGAAGACACGCGTCCCATAAGTATTGCCGCCAACCTCAATTCGATGATGGGTGCGCTGCAAACCATTCGCGATGCCATTTGGGCGATTAATCCCGACCGTCATGTTCATTTTGTCGAAATGGGTAGCCGCGACCAGATGGAAGGCGTTCTGGAATCGGGGACTGCTGATGTACTTATTGCGGTGCGCGTAGCCAAATACCCGCCGGCTCTGCAATCACAATCGCTGTTTCGAGACCAGTCTGTGGCCTTTTATGATGCGGAGGTGCGCACCGCGCCCGACACAACTGAAGCGTATTTTTCTGCGCGCCACGGTGTTTTGGACTTTGGCGGCTATGTGCGCAGTTCCGTTGCCAATGAACTTAAGCGGCTGGAGGGGCACCGCAATATCGTGTGCTCTGCGTCAAATGCATCGGTACTGGCCGAAATGATGCGTGGCACTGATCTAATATCCAGCATGCCGAGTCGGTTGCGGCACGACGTTTTTAAGGGTTTTTCCTATTGCGCCCTGCCCCTTTTAAGCAACGTTCAGCTTGAGTTTGACCTGCTTTGGCACAAGCGAAACTCTGACAGTTCACGCCACAAATGGTTGCTAGGCATCATCCAATCGCTTGATCTTACCCAAGATCAATAGGCTTTAAGCCAGGCTTGCCAATCGCTCTAGAAACAGGTCTTTGACCTTTTTTGACGCCACAGAGGTGTATACTAAACTTGCTGGGCGTTTGTCCCCGGCATCCAGCGTTGCACCAATTGTTTCCCCCGCACAAGACACCGATATTTTTACCCGGTGCCCGTCAAATAAATCAGGGTGCGTACAGGCGATGACCGCAGCCGGATCATGCAGGCTACAGCCCTCGAACTTGCCAACGCTGGCATAGAACTTCAGATAAAAATGGCTCATGTCCTGCAGCATGCCGCCCAGTTTTGGCGCCGCTTGGGCAATCGCCTCAAAGTCTTGGGCGGTACACAGTATTTGATGCGTGACATCCAAACCCACCATTTCAACCTGCGCATCAGAGGCAAAGACAATTTCAGCTGCATGCGGGTCATGATAGATATTGGCCTCGGCGTGAGGGGTGATATTGCCACCTTCGCGGTAAGAGCCCCCCATTAAGACAATGCGATCTACATTGGTGGCAAAGTCCGGGTCCAGCTGCAGGGCTTGGGCGATGTTCGTCAACGGCCCAATTGGGCACACCACCAGTTCGCCCTTGTGTTCACGTGCCATGCGGCACAGAAATTCGGCGGCAGTTTCACCAATTTGCTTACCTTTTGGCGTTGCGGCCGGAATGTCACCGAACCCTGCATCTCCGTGCACGTGCGACGAGGGTTTAAAGGGGGGCATCGCGAGTGGTGTATGCGCCCCAGCAGCAACCGGAGCATCAACGCCGGCCGCTTCAAGCAGGCGCAGCGCGTTGCGCGTGGCGGTTTCAACGGTCACATTGCCAAAGATAGAGGTCAGCCCTAAAAGTGCGATGTCCGGCGCTGCGGCTGCATAGAAAATAGCCATCGCATCATCAATGCCTGGGTCCGTATCGATGATCAATTTGGTGACTTTGCGCATACCCTACCTCATTAAATGCAAAAGAGAGGCACAATGGCCTCTCTCATTAAACCATAGTTTCAACAAAACCTATGTGTTGAACAAGAAATGCATGACGTCCCCGTCCTGCACAATATAACTTTTGCCTTCTGCGCGCATCTTGCCCGCTTCTTTGGCACCTTGTTCGCCATTAAAAGAGATAAAGTCATCATAGGCAATGGTTTCGGCGCGAATAAATCCACGTTCAAAATCACCATGAATAACACCCGCCGCCGCTGGGGCGCTGGTGCCCTGACCGAT is a window of Cognatishimia sp. WU-CL00825 DNA encoding:
- the pcaC gene encoding 4-carboxymuconolactone decarboxylase — translated: MSERLELGMKTRRTVLGDAHVDRAELQKTDFDVPFQTLITESAWGTVWASDGISQRERSMLTLALLAALGNFEEIPMHIRACTRTGASKRDVLEAFQHVAIYAGVPRANHALKLAKKTYAELENE
- the pcaG gene encoding protocatechuate 3,4-dioxygenase subunit alpha; the encoded protein is MVQKLGYLKETPSQTAGPYVHIGLAPGAAGFDIYEQELGWDIAGPNAEGKRIRVEGLVFDGMGAPVKDVLLEAWQANCNGHYAHPEGGGEVEEGFRGWGRVITNFETGEWAFETVKPGRTRGRNVGIQAPHINLWIVARGINIGLNTRVYFADEVAANSEDPVLNIIEWEHRRATLIAKRSERDGEIVYRFDIRLQGKDETVFFDI
- a CDS encoding 3-keto-5-aminohexanoate cleavage protein; this encodes MTKPCIICCAITGSLPRKENNSAVPITIDEQIESTQEAFEAGASIVHAHVRNDDQSTTSDPEKFARLKEGLEKHCPGMIIQFSTGGRSGANQERGGMLPLGPDMASLSVGSNNFPTRVYQNSPDLVDWLASEMRTHNVKPEIEAFDLSHIHQAAQMNKDGRVPGDLYIQFVMGVKNAMPVDRRSFDFFIETVNRLSPGAEWCAAGIGRHQITVNEWCVAEGGHCRTGLEDNVRIDKDRLAPSNAALVKRVTEFCNQYKRPVASWRQARDILGLPQPNSTNP
- the pcaH gene encoding protocatechuate 3,4-dioxygenase subunit beta; translated protein: MSTMGEFYQRDRERQPAALTPDYKTSVARSPQYSMISLQNSVSEITGPVFGHNDINPIDNDLILNYAKPGESPIGERIILHGRVLDENGRPVPNTLVEAWQANAGGRYRHKKDTYLAPIDPNFGGCGRTLTDENGFYFFRTVKPGAYPWRNWVNNWRPAHIHMSIFGTAFSQRLITQCYFEGDPLLDKCPIVKTIPSQDGRDSLVAALDLNATIPLDSIAYKFDIVLRGRRSTLFENRLEGN
- the pcaD gene encoding 3-oxoadipate enol-lactonase — protein: MQIVKLQNLALHVRIEGPETGFPVVFSNSLGTDLKLWDKVVALLPGGLRVIRFDTRGHGLSDCLPSPYSMDELANDAVDLLDQLGISGCAFVGLSIGGMIGQVVAVRRPDLISALVLSNTAAKLGDQQMWNDRIAAIQEGGVESLAGPILERWFSEEFRRDDELNAWRNMLIRTPKEGYIGCCHAIAAADLSAQTRAIRQPTLGIAGSVDGASPANLVEGTVAMIEGASFRTIEGAGHLPCVEKPAEYAAILTNFLKENGHV
- a CDS encoding nucleoside hydrolase, which codes for MRKVTKLIIDTDPGIDDAMAIFYAAAAPDIALLGLTSIFGNVTVETATRNALRLLEAAGVDAPVAAGAHTPLAMPPFKPSSHVHGDAGFGDIPAATPKGKQIGETAAEFLCRMAREHKGELVVCPIGPLTNIAQALQLDPDFATNVDRIVLMGGSYREGGNITPHAEANIYHDPHAAEIVFASDAQVEMVGLDVTHQILCTAQDFEAIAQAAPKLGGMLQDMSHFYLKFYASVGKFEGCSLHDPAAVIACTHPDLFDGHRVKISVSCAGETIGATLDAGDKRPASLVYTSVASKKVKDLFLERLASLA
- a CDS encoding LysR family transcriptional regulator; this translates as MNNLNVYKLDAHTLRIFLKVCELQSVSRAAEHFDLNQSTVSNLLERLRQMLGYKLFEKAGRNIVPTENAKNLIPRAARIVSAIEGLPETGIYDPLEDTRPISIAANLNSMMGALQTIRDAIWAINPDRHVHFVEMGSRDQMEGVLESGTADVLIAVRVAKYPPALQSQSLFRDQSVAFYDAEVRTAPDTTEAYFSARHGVLDFGGYVRSSVANELKRLEGHRNIVCSASNASVLAEMMRGTDLISSMPSRLRHDVFKGFSYCALPLLSNVQLEFDLLWHKRNSDSSRHKWLLGIIQSLDLTQDQ
- the pcaQ gene encoding pca operon transcription factor PcaQ encodes the protein MIDRRIKFRHIQCFVEISRLRSMKSAAERLLLTQPAISKTLKELETLLGADLMTRSRAGISLTKQGEVFLHFAEMSLAALQQGMDGVEREGEARSARVKVGVLPSVAARLMPLVAQEFSELSNSSRLEISDGPVSYLIQKLRNGELDLVVGRQAPPDTMKGIAFTQLYNETVDFVVRPKHPLLQAPDLARIGEWQVIYPSEHSAIRPLVERYLIANGVGELPNKLETVSGAFGRVYTPRSDAVWIISSGVVANEIDNGMLCRLPFDTTMTNGPVGLMMKASTNPSSEQKIFSIAVDNIVRSQGL